The DNA sequence TCTCAAAGTGTGGGATATTGCCTGCGCACTTAGCCACCGCGTAGGCCAGGGTGATCAGCCACACCACAGCAGCGCAGACTGCACGGTGGCTACGGTCCTTCAGCTCGGTGAAGGTGATTGGGTGCAGGACGGCCATGTAGCGGTCCATGCAGatgcaggagaggaagagcagagaAGAGTCTTTCACCCCGTAGAAGAAGCGCAGTACGTACCAGATGCTGCTGATGGTGAGGAAGACTTTATTAGCCAGCTCCAGGGGTGGGAGGAGGCAGAAGAAGATATCTAGGATGGCCAGGTGGCGGATGAAAATGTCGGAGCTGGAGGAGTCCCCCTTGTTCTTGTGCAGGAGCCACAGCACCATGAGGTTAGCAGGGATCCCCAGGAACATATTGATGAATTGCAAGGCCAGATAAAAGATCAGGGCAGCGGGCATGTCCTTACACTCCTCGTACACAGTAATGGCACCACCACTGCTGTTTGATGGTGTATGGATGTCGAGGATGGAGGAGTTGAAGTTGTAAACCTCCATGGGGATTAAACAGGCAGGAGATGCAGGTTCCAGCTGGAGGCAGGTTGGGGGGTTTCTGgtcaaagagaaagaaaggaaaccaTTCACGGTAACATGAGAATAACAGGGCAGCATTCTTCATACAGAACACCTCACAACGCATCTACTACCTTCCCAAGTGTCCTCATATCACACCCTTCCTTCTCTGGCTGCCTGGCACTGCTCACATCAGGTTTAAAGCCCTGGTACCAGCCTACAGGGCAGTGAATGGAACAGCTTCACCTTTCCTGGCACTATTGCTGGTATGAACcaggtgaatgcacttctgTTTCTCCTACATTCTAAGCTGCTCTGGCCATCAGAGCTTCTTCTGAATTCATGCAAGCAAAGctttcaaaacattattttcattattatactCTCTATGTTAAATGTAGTTAACTATCAAATATGTGTCCATGGACAACTCACATTTAATGAAGTTAAAATAAACTGATCAacttttatattaatttatttttactgatgaGAATCTAAATTGAAACTCACCTGTGTCTTATATGGCATGTCTCTCTACAGCACCGTTTGTACGTTTTGCAATTATATGAGATTCTGATTATATGAGATTAGCTTTTAGATGCATTTTTACAAGAATTGAAGTGCACCAGTGATTAGATAGCATTCATTATATAGCATGTTTCTCTAATACTCTCTATGTTTCATattgtttatgtaaaaaaaaaaaacatggttacCTACCCTCCTGACCTTGTTTCACTCAAACTGCAAACAGTGGAAAGCAATATGTTCTAGTGCTGCTTACAAGGAGATATGCCTATATAGACACAGAATTGCCAGTATGCTTACAATGTGGCAATGGCTCATTCTGCACAAATGCACTTGATGTacacaaaatacattcaatGTATTAACAATCACAGGGAAAATGAAAGTTGTTTGCTTTTTCTAGAACAAAGCGTTGAAAGTGTTTGAGTGAATAAtctatatttttgcattgacaaaaacaaacaaaaatatgcaaaaggGAGACTACATTCCCCCACACAAAGCAGTTTAGAATAATCTTACCAGTGCTGGTGGTGCAATTTGTCCTTAATtatctcagtgctgctgtgatCCCTGCTGTCTCCAGTTAAGTCCTGCATGAACCCCTGTTTGGACTGTGTGAAGTGAAGCAGAGACTGGAATAGAGAGATATAGAGAAACCCCATCACTGATAATTCATCTCTGCTGGGATCAtgcctctggccaatcagaacagcagagaaaggGTGGGGTGCTTGGCAAATTTCCAGCAGGGGCCATATCTCACCTCCAGTTTACCATGGGGTGTGATGGCCACAGACCACGAAAGCTTTGCATAAAAGAACACAGGTGCTCAGGTGAATACTTGTTTGGATGGCAAaggaaaatcatattttttaaaaactaaacatttttGACCCTTGAACAGTGAATCGACTGAAGAGAGCATTCATTTGGAAAAGCTTGTTTAGGCAGCCCATCAGCGTTCGCACC is a window from the Anguilla anguilla isolate fAngAng1 chromosome 14, fAngAng1.pri, whole genome shotgun sequence genome containing:
- the LOC118212721 gene encoding proteinase-activated receptor 3-like, yielding MEVYNFNSSILDIHTPSNSSGGAITVYEECKDMPAALIFYLALQFINMFLGIPANLMVLWLLHKNKGDSSSSDIFIRHLAILDIFFCLLPPLELANKVFLTISSIWYVLRFFYGVKDSSLLFLSCICMDRYMAVLHPITFTELKDRSHRAVCAAVVWLITLAYAVAKCAGNIPHFEKAFVVMILAAFAFMLFCNVAILNALRKSGPGRDEMHPVKKRAFKMVLIILAIIVFNYFPPVALFPFQEHFSQNVFHCNVNYVAFGFMDISSSIQPVLYLSREKVPRVFCCRHKDQKSGNSTDPS